A window of the Polaribacter sp. HaHaR_3_91 genome harbors these coding sequences:
- a CDS encoding DUF1684 domain-containing protein has protein sequence MKKIVLLLSITFLLMSCNSQSKRPLMGKTVYQQELNASFKDASISPLKKKDLRHFKGLDFFDIDSTFIVTSKLVRTENAPTFEMATTTDRKPLYKEYGKLHFTLQGKNHELTIYQSQDDLEDEKYKDYLFLPFTDDTSGETSYGGGRYMDVMTTDITAENMVILNFNNTYNPYCAYNDKYSCPLTPRKNHLDLEIKAGIKVYKK, from the coding sequence ATGAAAAAAATAGTACTTCTACTCTCTATCACTTTTCTATTGATGTCTTGTAATTCGCAAAGCAAAAGGCCTCTAATGGGAAAAACTGTTTATCAACAAGAACTAAATGCGAGTTTTAAAGATGCATCTATATCACCTTTAAAAAAGAAAGATTTGAGACATTTTAAAGGGTTAGATTTTTTTGATATTGATTCTACTTTTATTGTAACTTCAAAATTAGTTAGAACAGAAAATGCACCAACATTTGAGATGGCAACCACCACAGATAGAAAGCCTTTGTACAAAGAATACGGGAAGTTACATTTTACTTTGCAAGGAAAAAATCACGAATTAACCATTTACCAAAGTCAAGATGATTTAGAGGATGAAAAATATAAAGACTATTTATTTTTACCTTTTACAGATGATACTTCTGGAGAAACATCCTATGGTGGCGGGCGTTATATGGATGTAATGACCACAGATATTACGGCAGAAAACATGGTAATATTAAACTTCAACAATACTTACAATCCTTATTGTGCCTATAACGACAAATATTCTTGCCCATTAACACCTAGAAAAAATCATTTAGATTTAGAAATAAAAGCCGGAATTAAGGTTTATAAAAAATAA
- a CDS encoding nucleotide pyrophosphohydrolase translates to MNIENAQKQVDDWIKTHGVRYFNELTNMAQLTEEVGEVARIIARRYGEQSEKESDKNKDLGEELADVMFVVLCLANQTGVDLQDAFEKKLDIKTKRDHDRHHNNQKLK, encoded by the coding sequence ATGAATATAGAAAACGCACAGAAACAAGTAGACGATTGGATTAAAACTCATGGGGTTCGTTATTTTAACGAGTTAACAAACATGGCGCAACTAACAGAAGAAGTTGGTGAAGTTGCACGTATTATTGCAAGACGTTATGGGGAACAAAGTGAAAAAGAGTCTGATAAAAATAAAGATTTAGGAGAGGAGTTGGCAGATGTAATGTTTGTCGTTTTGTGTTTGGCTAACCAAACAGGGGTCGATTTACAAGACGCTTTTGAAAAGAAATTAGATATTAAAACAAAACGTGATCACGACCGTCATCACAATAATCAAAAATTAAAATAA
- a CDS encoding alpha/beta fold hydrolase yields the protein MSKNQILHSTIKGEGKPLLILHGYFGMSDNWKTIGNQFAEDYQVHLIDQRNHGRSFHEDEFNYEVLVEDLHAYIEHYQLEEVNIIGHSMGGKTAMLFAVTYPDLVDKLIVVDISPRMYQPHHNAILAGLNSIDFSVENTRTLVDKKLSALIPDFGVRQFLLKNVYWKEKGKLAFRFNLESLTDNNPEVGEALPSFTVFEKDTLFLKGSKSDYITQDEEPIIEAHFPNSKIVEIKNAGHWLHAENPKDFYAEVSEFLS from the coding sequence ATGTCTAAAAATCAAATTTTACATTCAACGATAAAAGGAGAAGGAAAACCATTGTTAATTTTACATGGTTATTTTGGAATGTCTGATAACTGGAAGACAATTGGAAATCAGTTTGCTGAAGATTATCAAGTTCATTTAATAGATCAAAGGAATCACGGACGTAGTTTTCATGAAGATGAATTTAATTATGAGGTTTTAGTAGAAGATTTACATGCTTATATTGAGCATTATCAGTTAGAAGAAGTAAATATTATTGGGCATTCTATGGGCGGAAAAACCGCGATGTTGTTTGCCGTTACATATCCAGATTTAGTTGATAAATTAATTGTTGTTGATATTTCTCCAAGAATGTACCAACCACACCATAATGCTATTTTAGCTGGATTAAATTCTATTGATTTTTCTGTAGAAAATACTCGAACTTTGGTTGATAAAAAATTATCAGCTTTAATTCCGGATTTTGGTGTGCGTCAGTTTCTGTTGAAAAACGTCTATTGGAAAGAAAAAGGAAAATTAGCGTTTAGATTTAATTTGGAATCCTTAACCGATAATAATCCAGAAGTTGGTGAAGCTTTGCCATCATTTACTGTTTTTGAAAAAGATACCTTGTTCTTAAAAGGATCAAAATCGGACTATATTACACAAGACGAAGAACCAATTATTGAAGCACATTTTCCGAATTCTAAAATTGTAGAAATTAAAAATGCAGGGCATTGGTTACATGCAGAAAATCCGAAGGATTTTTACGCAGAGGTTTCTGAGTTTTTGAGTTAG
- a CDS encoding pyridoxine 5'-phosphate synthase, producing MTKLSVNINKIATLRNSRGGNVPNLLKVASDIEEFGAQGITIHPRPDERHIRYQDARDLKNVVTTEYNIEGNPIKSFMDLVLEVKPTQVTLVPDALDAITSNAGWDTITHQSFLQEVIKEFQQNGIRTSIFIDTDAKLIEAAAKTGADRIELYTEDFATQYDLGNFDAIKPYTEAAILSHKLGLGINAGHDLSLDNIKFFKENIPNLAEVSIGHALIAESLYLGLENVVNMYLHRLK from the coding sequence ATGACAAAGTTAAGTGTAAATATTAATAAAATAGCAACTTTAAGAAATTCTCGTGGAGGAAATGTCCCTAATTTATTAAAAGTAGCCAGTGATATAGAAGAGTTTGGTGCTCAGGGAATAACAATTCACCCAAGACCAGACGAAAGACATATTCGTTATCAAGATGCAAGAGATTTAAAAAATGTTGTTACTACCGAGTATAATATTGAAGGAAACCCTATAAAATCTTTTATGGATTTGGTCTTAGAAGTAAAACCAACACAAGTTACTTTGGTGCCAGATGCTCTAGATGCAATTACTTCTAATGCAGGTTGGGATACCATTACACATCAATCTTTTTTACAAGAAGTAATTAAAGAATTTCAACAAAACGGAATTAGAACTTCAATTTTTATTGATACAGATGCAAAACTGATTGAAGCAGCGGCTAAAACAGGAGCAGATAGAATAGAATTGTACACAGAAGATTTTGCAACGCAATATGATTTAGGTAATTTTGATGCTATAAAACCCTATACAGAAGCTGCAATTTTATCACATAAATTAGGTTTAGGTATTAATGCTGGGCACGATTTAAGCTTAGATAATATTAAATTCTTTAAAGAGAATATTCCTAATTTGGCAGAAGTTTCAATAGGACACGCACTTATTGCAGAAAGTCTGTATTTAGGTTTAGAGAATGTTGTAAATATGTATTTACATCGACTGAAATAG
- a CDS encoding CBS domain-containing protein, with the protein MNDYLLEQIKPLRLKDTVKSAQKVLRKNHITHFPIIENNKLLGSFAEDDIQTIENNEEELVEHAHLLNSFFADEKATVLELLKIFADNDTNLIPVLNEAKDYIGYFDLRDVLDVFSTSPFMVEESETLIIEKLRNDYSMSQVVQIIEASGGQLLGLYISEKNLDNVQVTIKVISEEINEIMQTFRRYDYKIISMHENDIYLEDLKSRSEYLQKYLDM; encoded by the coding sequence ATGAACGACTACTTATTAGAACAAATAAAACCACTTCGCTTAAAAGACACTGTTAAAAGTGCTCAAAAAGTGTTAAGAAAAAATCATATAACACATTTTCCCATTATTGAAAACAACAAATTATTAGGTTCTTTTGCAGAAGATGATATACAGACCATAGAAAACAACGAAGAAGAGTTAGTTGAGCATGCACATTTATTAAATTCTTTTTTTGCTGATGAAAAAGCAACTGTTTTAGAACTGTTAAAGATTTTTGCAGACAATGACACCAACCTTATACCTGTTTTAAATGAAGCCAAAGATTATATTGGTTATTTTGATTTACGTGATGTTTTAGATGTTTTTTCGACAAGTCCGTTTATGGTTGAAGAAAGCGAGACTTTAATTATAGAAAAATTAAGGAACGACTACTCTATGAGTCAGGTTGTACAAATTATAGAAGCTAGTGGAGGTCAATTATTAGGCTTATATATTTCCGAAAAGAATTTAGATAATGTACAAGTTACCATCAAAGTAATTTCTGAAGAAATAAATGAAATTATGCAAACTTTTAGAAGGTATGATTATAAAATTATATCTATGCATGAAAATGACATTTATTTAGAAGATTTAAAAAGTAGGTCTGAATATTTACAGAAATATTTAGACATGTAA
- a CDS encoding NAD kinase, with the protein MKKAAIYGQSYAITSEKEVKTLIHVLQKNKIDFYIEHEFYKLLTVNKVLEDSYKSFDNFNDLNNTFDIMLTLGGDGTFLRSATHIRDLDIPILGINTGRLGFLAIVAKDVIEESINLVLKGEYTIQERTLLSVKTEPKTKDFEELNFALNEVTIAKKNTTSMIGVKTYLNGEYLTNYWADGLIISTPTGSTGYSLSCNGPVILPDSKNIVITPIAPHNLNARPIVISDETKVELEVDSREKSYLVSLDSRVTTVANHTKILIEKTDFTIKSILPKNQSFLKTLRSKLLWGEDIRNKTNV; encoded by the coding sequence TTGAAAAAAGCAGCAATTTACGGTCAATCATACGCGATTACATCAGAAAAAGAAGTTAAAACATTAATACACGTTTTACAAAAAAATAAGATTGATTTTTATATTGAACATGAGTTTTACAAACTTTTAACAGTAAATAAAGTATTGGAGGATTCATACAAATCATTTGATAATTTTAATGATTTAAACAATACTTTTGATATCATGCTTACACTTGGTGGAGACGGTACATTTTTACGTTCTGCAACCCATATTAGAGATTTAGACATTCCTATTTTAGGCATAAATACAGGTAGATTAGGTTTTTTAGCCATCGTTGCAAAAGACGTAATAGAAGAAAGTATAAATTTGGTTTTAAAAGGCGAATATACCATACAAGAAAGAACACTTTTATCTGTTAAAACAGAACCTAAAACAAAAGATTTTGAAGAATTAAATTTTGCCTTAAATGAAGTAACTATTGCCAAAAAGAACACTACTTCTATGATTGGGGTAAAAACCTATTTAAACGGAGAGTACCTTACAAATTACTGGGCAGACGGCTTAATAATATCTACACCAACTGGTTCTACAGGCTATTCGTTAAGTTGTAACGGACCTGTAATTTTACCAGATTCTAAAAACATTGTAATTACACCAATTGCACCACACAACTTAAATGCAAGGCCTATAGTAATCTCTGACGAAACTAAAGTAGAGTTAGAAGTAGATTCTAGAGAAAAAAGCTACTTAGTATCTTTAGATTCTAGAGTTACTACGGTAGCCAACCACACAAAAATTCTAATAGAAAAAACAGATTTTACCATAAAAAGTATTCTACCTAAAAACCAATCTTTTTTAAAGACGTTAAGAAGTAAACTTTTATGGGGAGAAGACATTAGAAACAAAACAAATGTTTAA
- a CDS encoding DUF6089 family protein: MKKRILFFVFVSFTSIFMGQLHEVGLTIGGTNYVGDIGKNYYFYPNELAGGITYKYNWNPRIALRASYSFLPISGNDADADTGYRRDRLDASGKTYKFSNNINELAVGIEYNFYEYDLSSYDKTWTPYLILELAVFNHTNVSSYLPTGGIEKLGKKTSLAIPFGFGYKSKLYGTLAFAIEAKFRYTFEDDLDYLSNDTPNVNLDGTGNDWYMFTGVSLIYTFGRPACYTNGL; encoded by the coding sequence ATGAAAAAAAGAATATTATTTTTTGTATTTGTAAGTTTCACCTCTATTTTTATGGGGCAACTTCATGAGGTAGGCCTTACTATTGGAGGTACTAACTATGTTGGTGACATTGGTAAAAACTACTACTTTTATCCGAATGAACTCGCTGGTGGCATTACATACAAGTACAATTGGAATCCAAGAATTGCTTTAAGAGCATCTTACAGCTTTCTACCTATTTCAGGAAATGATGCAGATGCAGACACGGGGTATAGAAGAGATCGATTAGACGCTAGCGGAAAAACATACAAGTTTTCTAACAATATTAATGAATTAGCTGTTGGTATCGAATATAATTTCTATGAATATGATTTATCTTCTTATGATAAAACTTGGACTCCTTACCTAATCTTAGAATTGGCTGTTTTTAATCATACAAACGTAAGTTCATACTTACCAACAGGAGGAATAGAAAAATTAGGAAAGAAAACGTCTTTGGCTATTCCTTTCGGTTTTGGTTATAAGTCTAAATTATATGGTACTTTAGCTTTTGCAATTGAAGCAAAATTTAGATATACTTTTGAAGATGATTTAGATTACCTTTCTAACGATACACCAAATGTGAATTTAGACGGTACAGGTAATGATTGGTATATGTTTACTGGGGTTTCTTTAATCTATACCTTTGGTAGACCTGCTTGTTATACAAACGGATTATAA
- a CDS encoding isoprenyl transferase yields the protein MDKKLLIDLQRTPKHVAIIMDGNGRWAKGKGMNRIFGHRNALTAVRESVSAASQVNIEAITLYAFSTENWNRPKLEVDALMSLLINSLKKELPGFMKNGVKVNAIGAIESLPKKAQKVLGDVISQTKDNTDIVLTFALSYGSREEIVNTIKNISKKVVNNEINIEEIDENTINNHLYTFNLPDVDLMIRTSGEQRISNFLLWQMAYAELYFTDILWPDFREEHFYDAIIDYQNRERRFGKTSEQITE from the coding sequence ATGGACAAAAAATTACTAATCGACCTACAAAGAACACCAAAACATGTTGCCATTATAATGGATGGTAATGGCCGTTGGGCAAAAGGTAAAGGAATGAATAGAATTTTCGGCCATAGAAATGCCCTAACTGCTGTTAGAGAATCTGTTAGTGCAGCTTCTCAAGTAAACATAGAGGCAATTACTTTATATGCTTTTTCTACAGAAAACTGGAACAGACCTAAATTAGAGGTAGACGCTTTAATGAGTTTATTAATTAATTCTTTAAAAAAGGAATTACCTGGCTTCATGAAAAATGGCGTAAAAGTAAACGCAATTGGCGCTATAGAAAGCTTACCTAAAAAAGCTCAAAAAGTTTTAGGAGATGTAATTTCTCAAACAAAAGACAACACAGATATTGTATTAACCTTTGCTCTTAGCTATGGTTCTAGAGAAGAAATTGTTAATACTATTAAAAACATATCCAAAAAAGTTGTTAATAATGAGATAAATATCGAAGAAATTGATGAAAATACTATAAATAACCATTTATATACGTTTAATTTGCCCGACGTAGACTTAATGATTAGAACTAGTGGAGAACAACGCATTAGTAATTTCTTATTATGGCAAATGGCATATGCCGAATTATATTTTACAGATATACTTTGGCCAGACTTTAGAGAAGAGCATTTTTACGATGCAATCATAGATTATCAGAATAGAGAACGAAGATTTGGAAAAACAAGCGAACAAATTACAGAATAA
- the bamA gene encoding outer membrane protein assembly factor BamA: MKLFSASIMLTALFFTFSAKAQTEIDSLSTVKIDTTSIKDTSFEKGKEYTLGGISVTGLKKFSEETVRVFTGLRNGQPIKLPGDKLTSAIKKLYESKQFSNVDVYLARLDGSTVYLQFDVLELPQLNNITIAGIKKGKAKELKKDAELKKGAMVTDNLIVTTKNYFTKKYTDKGFLKTKVNLDVKKDTSDINIVNMAIFIDKGKKIKIKDINFVGNKALSDKKLKKAMKNTKEKLLGRFWKGSKYIEEDFQEDLESILDKYSRLGYRDARILSDKISWNDDNTIDIDLELEEGRQYRFAEILFVGNKEYTAEQLQLYLKIEKGDVYNGAVLEERVKGDGSPTSQDISTLYQDNGFLFSSVNAVETKVKNDSITVEIRIREDEKARIKKVTVSGNDKTNDHVLFRELRVKPGDLFSRSAIIRSIREIGQLGFFDSNVSPDVIPDYQNKTADIDFSVVEKGGSQIELQGGYGGGSFIGTLGLSFNNFSIRNIFNKEAYKPLPMGDGQTLSLRLQTSRTYNTYSFSFTEPWLGGKKPKSLSFSVYSSNQYQLDFTTYDVDKSKSLGIIGASVGLGQRLKWPDDFFQLSQSISYQALKSNNYNFGLAGLNLNNGTLNNLSYNISLSRNSAGPSLIFPTYGSEFTVGAKATFPYSLLNNKDYNDSSLDAVDKYKWLEYYKLNFKGKWYTAFTDKLVLMTNAEAGYLGSYNSDLGATPVERYFVGGDGIAAYQLDGRETVGLRGYENSGLSSNYGGTIYNKFQLELRYSITDAPSASIYTLGFLEAGNSYDDFDEFNPFDLKRSAGVGVRIFMPAFGLLGIDFAHGFDPLPGQSEKSGWQTHFIIGKQF; this comes from the coding sequence ATGAAATTATTTTCTGCATCAATAATGTTAACAGCATTATTTTTTACTTTTAGTGCTAAGGCACAAACTGAAATAGATAGTTTATCGACAGTAAAAATAGACACGACCTCTATAAAAGATACATCCTTTGAAAAAGGGAAAGAATACACCCTAGGAGGCATAAGTGTAACCGGTTTAAAAAAGTTTAGTGAAGAAACCGTTAGGGTTTTTACAGGCTTAAGAAATGGGCAACCTATTAAATTACCAGGAGACAAACTTACAAGTGCCATTAAAAAACTATACGAAAGTAAGCAGTTTAGTAACGTAGATGTTTACCTAGCTAGATTAGATGGTAGTACAGTTTACCTACAATTTGATGTCTTAGAATTACCTCAATTAAACAATATAACAATTGCAGGTATTAAAAAAGGGAAAGCAAAAGAACTTAAAAAAGATGCTGAATTAAAAAAAGGAGCAATGGTTACTGATAACCTTATTGTTACTACTAAAAATTACTTCACAAAAAAATATACAGATAAAGGTTTCCTAAAAACAAAAGTTAATTTAGATGTTAAAAAAGATACATCTGATATTAACATTGTTAACATGGCTATTTTTATTGATAAAGGCAAAAAAATTAAAATTAAAGACATTAATTTTGTAGGAAATAAAGCGCTTTCTGATAAGAAACTTAAAAAAGCGATGAAAAACACCAAAGAAAAACTTCTTGGTCGTTTTTGGAAAGGATCTAAATATATAGAAGAAGACTTTCAGGAAGATTTAGAAAGTATTTTAGATAAATATAGCAGATTAGGATACAGAGATGCACGTATTCTTAGTGATAAAATTAGTTGGAATGATGACAACACCATCGATATTGATTTAGAATTAGAAGAAGGAAGACAATATAGATTTGCAGAAATTTTATTTGTTGGTAATAAAGAATACACAGCAGAACAACTTCAATTATATTTAAAGATTGAAAAAGGAGATGTATATAATGGTGCTGTTTTAGAAGAGCGCGTTAAAGGTGATGGTAGCCCAACATCTCAAGATATATCTACTTTATACCAAGATAACGGTTTTTTATTCTCTTCTGTGAATGCTGTAGAAACTAAAGTTAAAAATGATTCTATTACAGTAGAAATTAGAATTAGAGAAGATGAAAAAGCTCGTATTAAAAAAGTAACTGTTTCTGGTAATGACAAAACTAATGACCATGTTTTATTCAGAGAACTACGCGTAAAACCAGGAGACTTATTTAGTAGAAGTGCTATTATTAGATCTATTAGAGAAATTGGTCAATTAGGTTTCTTTGATTCTAATGTTTCACCAGATGTAATACCAGATTATCAAAATAAAACAGCAGATATAGACTTTTCTGTTGTAGAAAAAGGTGGAAGTCAAATAGAATTACAAGGTGGTTATGGTGGTGGTTCTTTTATAGGAACTTTAGGTTTATCATTCAACAACTTTTCTATAAGAAACATCTTTAACAAAGAGGCTTATAAGCCTTTACCAATGGGAGATGGTCAAACACTATCATTAAGGTTACAAACGAGTAGAACATACAATACATATAGTTTTTCTTTTACTGAACCATGGTTAGGTGGTAAAAAACCAAAATCATTATCTTTTTCTGTATATTCTTCTAATCAATATCAATTAGATTTTACTACTTATGATGTAGATAAAAGTAAAAGTTTAGGTATTATTGGAGCTTCTGTAGGGCTAGGACAACGTTTAAAATGGCCAGATGATTTTTTCCAATTATCACAATCTATTAGTTACCAAGCATTAAAATCTAACAACTATAACTTTGGTTTGGCAGGTTTAAACTTAAACAATGGTACATTAAACAACCTTTCTTACAATATTTCTTTATCAAGAAACTCTGCAGGACCAAGTTTAATATTTCCAACATACGGATCTGAGTTTACCGTTGGAGCGAAAGCAACATTTCCTTATTCTTTATTGAATAATAAAGATTATAATGACAGCAGTTTAGATGCTGTAGACAAATACAAATGGTTAGAGTACTATAAATTAAATTTTAAAGGAAAATGGTATACTGCATTTACAGACAAATTGGTATTAATGACCAATGCAGAGGCAGGTTACTTAGGTTCTTATAATAGTGATTTAGGAGCAACACCTGTAGAGCGTTATTTTGTTGGTGGAGATGGTATTGCTGCTTACCAGTTAGATGGTAGAGAAACAGTAGGTTTAAGAGGATATGAAAACAGTGGACTTTCATCTAACTATGGTGGAACCATTTATAATAAATTTCAATTAGAATTACGTTATTCAATTACAGATGCTCCTTCTGCATCTATTTATACACTTGGGTTCTTAGAAGCGGGTAATTCTTATGACGATTTTGATGAGTTTAATCC